TTTTCGCTTCCTCTGAAAGGATTCGCAGCTCAAACGCCCCCCTGAGACCCGCTAACCTTTGGATAACGTTTGCCTCGGTTTATCCTGCTCGGGGTAATTAGGAGTTAGGGGGAGCCGGGAGTGACGCGGCCGCATCCCCGCATCCCGCATCCCGCATCCCGCATCCCGCATCCCCTCCAGCCGCGGGCAGCGATGGGGCAAGCAGCAGAGGTAAatgccccagccctcccctccgCCTCTGCGcgcttctcttctccttctcttcctctgcctctttccccttttgttttctttttttatttcattttactgttgttgttgttgttattattatttattattattatttccccttCCTCCGGTGCGGTTTGCCCCCGTTTCTGGCCGCTGCTCCAAGTTCAgggttgctttttctttccaggcgCTGCCGAAGAaattctccttccccttctccttcgGGTCCGGGGCAGGAGgggcggcagggccggggcttgtggctgggggggggggcccacaacgggggggggggggcccccgGCGGGGAAATGCGGGAGCCTGAACCCAGGGGCACCCCGGGGCCACCTCCAGCACCCCTCGGGTCCCCTGCGCCTCCTGTCCCCTCGGCATCGCTTACACCCCCGCGCGTCCCCTGCatctccgccccccccccctccccgtgcagCATTGTCTCGGTGTCCAAGGCTCGGCAGGGGATTTGCCGGGGGATCAGGTGAAGAttcccccccccggcacccccgcCCCAAGCATCCTCCCCCGGAGGCACGATCCGACGGGGGGGGTCGCAGAGCCCggccggggcagccccccccgACGGAGCGGGGCTTCTCCCCCAGCTCTGGGGGCTCtctctggttttggttttgtttttttcgtttttaattgtttttttctaaaaaggtGCCTCCGGAGCCCGACGCATCCTTACCACGCAGTGAGCATCCCAAAGCCCCCCTCCTAAAACCCCCCTCCCAAAGCCCCCCTCCTAAAACCCCCCTCCCCAATCCCCTCTCCCAAAGCCCCTCTCCCCCACCAGGCGCGGTGCCGGagtccccttcccctccccgggacctggcggtgctgggggctgcggggggctgcggcggagcccccccggctgcagcagggcagggccgaggggaggggtgggggggttgCGCCAGGGCGGTTTTAGGGAATATTCACGCACCAGACGGCGATTTGGGTGAATTTTCGTTTTGatcttttcccccctccctgatgccccctgcagcccctagAAATAGGTCTCCTTCACGTCCTCTTTTACAATGAACTCGTCTTAGGctaaattaagaacaaaatcaaatcaaaacaaacaaacaagaaaaacaaaacaaagaagcaacgacaacaacaaaatcgTTGAATTAACCCCCGAGGTGCTCATCGTCGCAGTCGTTGAgttttttgggttttggtttttcttttttcttttgctttgtcgACCTATTTGTGCACTGATATGTGATAATTCCCCCGCACAGCGAAGGCAGGGAGACGCCGTGCCTCGCCGTCttcttttcccttgcttttattatttttttttaacattttacaaaatattttttgtattatttgggGTCCGGTGTCAGGGGGGAAGCAGCGGCCGAGAGAGCCCCGTGAGAAACCCTCACTGGGGGTGTTTCTTTCTGACGCATTTCAGCCGCTTTGCACccaattttcttcctccttccgtcagaaaaaaaaaaaaaaaaaaaaaaaaaaaaaaaaagaaaaaaaaggggggggggagaaaagaaaaaaaggggggtaTTCAGGGCGTTTTCTGGAAGCTCTGCTCGATGCCGCATCCCACCTGCATCCGCAtcccccccctctccctgccccgaTATTAGGAAATAATTTAGCGCTGGCTTTTCCCTTCTTCcgtaattaaaaaataaaaccactgaaGCGGAGGTTCCTTTTTACCTTCCAAGAGAAAGAAACGAGCCAGCCGCCCCCCTTTGGGGAAGGGCCCCCCTTCCTTGCTCCCGTCGCCGCGCCGGCTGCGCACCTCGGAAACACGCGAACAAAGAACCGCGGCCGGGCTCCTCCGTGCCAAACCAGCGCGGGCGTTTGGAGGCGAAACGAAAATGCCGCGCTCTGCCGGCGTGTTTGTTCGAAGAAAGGGGAATCTCTGCCTTGAGATCTCTGAATCTCAGATCGGGGGGAGCTCAAAGAGAACCCGGCCGGGGCTCGGCACCCCGCTGGCGCGTCGGTGACACTCCGGTGCCACTTCGGCACATCGGTGGCACACCGGTGGCACTTTGGCACATCGGCACGCCGGTGGCACACCGCTGGCACGTCGGCGCACCGCTGGCAcgccggtgcccccccccccccccccccccccggcacgcCGTGCCCcgcagctgctgggggctcccctgcccaagctgcccccagcctccaAAGGGGCCGCGCGTAATTTTGGgtagggaaaataaaagggaggGCTTCTGGGGAGGAAAATTCCGTTAAGGAGCGGTCGGGAGCCCCTTTGTCCGCCCCTTCGGGGGGGGCCCTTTTGCCTCGGCCGCCCCCGTACCTGAGCGGGGAAGGGtccggggcgcggcggcgggggctgggggccggggggggccgcgctGCGGCGCTGCtggcggggcccggcgggcgTGGGTGTCGCCGTGCCGCGGGGGGGAGGCTGGGCTTGGCCGGGGCCGCTGGTACCTCCCCCAGAACTGCAGcactcctctcccctctcttctcCCCGCGAGGTGGGCGCACTGCGATGGAGACGCGGCGCGCTCTGCCAGGGGCTCGCGCTGCCCGGCTGGTGACAGCCGCCCGCTGGTGACAGCCTCCGTCCGGGGACAGCAGCCGTCCGGGGACAGCCTCCGTCCGGGCACAGCCTCCGTCCGGCCACAGCCTCCGTCCGGGCACAGCCTCCGTCCGGCCACagcctcccgccgccgccccccagcAGAGCCCGGCCGCGGGGACCGGCGGAGGGGCGCGGAGCGGGCGGGGAGCTGCGCTCCCGCACCTGCCCGCCGCGGGGGCATGCCCCAGGGCCGCCCGCAGCGCAGCCGCTCGCACCGCGCCCGGGAGCGGAGGTAGCGGCTCGGCAGAGCCCCCCCGCACCGCCCCCGCCGCCCTTTTCCCGGAGCCCGgctcccggccgccccccgccgcccgccctccCCGTCGGGTCCGTCCGACCGCCGGGTCCGGAGCGGCCGCCATGGCCACGCTCCTCCGCAGCAAGCTTTCCAACGTGGCCACCTCCGTGTCCAACAAGTCCCAGGCGAAGATGAGCGGCATGTTCGCCAGGATGGGCTTCCAGGCGGCCACCGACGAGGAGGCGGTGGGCTTCGCCCACTGCGACGACCTGGACATGGAGCACCGGCAGGGGCTGCAGATGGACATCCTCAAGGGCGAGGGAGGCGAGGAGGGCGGCGAGCAGCCCCTGGAGGGGGACATCCACTACCAGAGGGACGGCACCGGCCCCCTGCCGCCCTCCGCCTCCAAGGACGCGGGGGTCTGCTCCGAGCTTTCCGGGCAGGGCAAGCCCAAGATCACGGCGTGGGAGGCGGGCTGGAATGTCACCAACGCCATCCAGGTACGCCCGGGCACCCGCTGCCACCGGCACCGGGACGCGCTGCCCCCGCTCGCATCCCCGCACCGGGGTGACCGCAACAcccctgggggaaaaaaggaaaaaaaaaaaaaaaaaaaaaaaaaaaaaaaaaaaaagaaacggaAAAACCCACCTacccaaccaaaaaaaaatcaatcaaccaaaaaaaaaaaaaaacccaaatcCGCATCTCCTCTTGTTGCCCACCTCCCCTGCAGCGGGTGGGATCGGGAGGCTCTGGTGGGGGGGATGCGCTTTGGGGGGGCCGGGCCACCCCCCCATGTGTGTCCCCAGCTTTGGGGCAGTGCCAGCGGGTGAAGGGGTCTAGGTGCAccgggaggggctggggacagacaGGGTGGAGATCTGGGCAAAGCCCAACCGTGCTTGCTTGCTCTGGGCACCCCGGGGTGTGATTATGTGGGTGTGCACGAGGACACACGTGTGGCTGTGTGGGATATTGCGTGGGCGGAGAGAAAAAGGGGTTGTGTGTGATCGTGCATGGCCGTGATTGTGTGGTGTGCGTGTGGGACGGCTGCGTTGGTGTCACCATGTGTGAGCAAGGCAGCGTGTGCGTGCACGCGCGTGTGCCTGTGGCCGCGGGTGCCTGGGTGCAGGCGCCCACCTGGTCCCCTCGGTGAGACGAGCAACACGGTCtccattttgtctctttctaGGGGATGTTTGTTCTGGGCCTGCCCTATGCCATCCTTCATGGTGGATACCTAGGactctttttaataattttcgCTGCAGTGGTTTGCTGCTACACTGGGAAAATCCTTATTGCCTGTCTTTATGAAGAGAATGAGGATGGGGAGATAGTCAGGGTGAGAGACTCCTACGTGGACATAGCCAACGCGTGCTGTGCGCCCCGCTTCCCCACGCTCGGAGGCAGAATTGTGAACGTGGCTCAGATCATTGAACTGGTCATGACCTGCATCCTCTATGTGGTGGTCAGTGGGAACCTGATGTACAACAGCTTCCCCAACCTGCCTGTCTCCCAGAAGTCGTGGTCCATCATTGCCACGGCCGTGCTCCTGCCTTGTGCGTTCTTGAAAAACCTCAAGGCAGTCTCCAAGTTCAGCTTGCTCTGCACGTTGGCCCACTTTGTGATCAACATCCTGGTGATCGCCTACTGCCTCTCCAGGGCACGCGACTGGGCGTGGGACAAAGTCAAGTTTTACATTGATGTGAAGAAATTCCCCATCTCCATTGGCATCATCGTCTTCAGCTACACCTCTCAGATCTTTCTGCCTTCCTTGGAGGGGAACATGCAGAACCCCAAGGAGTTCCATTGCATGATGAACTGGACTCACATAGCAGCTTGCATCCTTAAGGGACTCTTTGCCTTGGTCGCCTATCTGACCTGGGCTGATGAGACCAAGGAGGTCATCACAGACAACTTGCCATCCACCATTAGGGCAGTAGTCAACATCTTCTTGGTGGCCAAAGCCTTGCTCTCCTACCCCCTGCCATTCTTTGCAGCTGTGGAAGTCCTGGAGCGATCCCTCTTCCAGGATGGAAACAGGGCGTTCTTCCCCAACTGCTACGGGGGTGACGGGCGGCTCAAGTCCTGGGGACTCACCCTCAGATGTGCCCTGGTAGTCTTCACCCTGCTCATGGCCATCTATGTCCCACATTTTGCCCTCCTGATGGGTCTTACCGGGAGCCTCACAGGTGCCGGgctctgcttcctgctcccCAGTCTTTTCCACCTCAAACTCTTGTGGAGGAAGCTCTTGTGGCACCATGTCTTCTTCGACGTCGCCATTTTCGTTATAGGTGGTATCTGCAGCGTCTCGGGGTTCATCCACTCTTTGGAAGGCCTCATAGAGGCCTTCAGAACCAACGCGGAAGACTAAGGAAGggccagagctggctgcaggaagagaatCGCATCGAACATCCGCATAGCCAAAAAAATCCGCATCCCTTGAATGAAGAGAGTCATTATTTTCGTTACGTGCATCCAACAAATTCTATGTCATAGAAATCTGCAAATTAAATGAGATAAGAGAAGACAGTGTTCGCCCTGCCATCTTTTTAAATAAGCTAagagttaaatatatttttttgttatttagaatgttttaaaggaaaatacgTGGTGCCCCATCCCGATATCCTCACTAGTTGCCTGAAGCTTGGCCCCCCGCGAAGGACCAGTCGGGAACCGATCGCAGCTTTACTGCTCCTCACAGCTCTGCAATTCGGTGCTTCAGGAGGTGAAACAGGCGCCGATCCAATGGGACTGGGGCTTTGTGCTAGCAAGCTAGCAAGCTGCGGGCGCTGGGAACACGGACCTTCCTTTATTTTACACCGGTTGAGAGAGAAGTAAATGAGCCCTGGATTGTGTGACCAGCCCAGCAAGCCCACGCACCGGCTGATGACCGCAGCATTTACACCGTGGCCGCAGCGATGCCGGGACTGCTTAATTCTTCCACCCGGACTCACACCGAGGAACGGCGCTGCCCATCGATCACATTTTGCCTCTGGTTGAAATCACAGACCCGGAGTCCATTTCTCggtgattttgttttgttttgttttgtttcattttaacaattgttatttctaaattatgaaaagaaaaaaaatatatatattgttggATTTGACGTCGTTCAggatacagaaacaaaactaagaCAAAACTCATTCTGTGCAATCTACCAGATCCGTGGAGCTGTTTCCAATGTACGTGTGGTGTAATTGTGgtaaataagatgaaaaatgtatatcagaaaaaaaaaaaaaaaagtctatctTTAACTTATAATGTGGTACATAAATATATCGAACAATAAAGAGAAAACCTATCCGAAGAGGCTGGCCTGCTTCGCTGagcagggggcaggggagggcggGCTgagaggatggggaagggggCGCAGGGAGCCAAACCCCAACACGCCCGAGCCCCTTGCAAACAGATAAAGGCAGCGAAACGAAATGCGGGGCTCGGAGCAGCCCTGGCTCGAACCGAGCTGCCTCCGCGCTGCACgcgggccgtgccgagccgcgctgagctgtgctgagccGAGACGTgcccgagccgagccgagccgagccgtgccgagctgTGCTGAGCCGTGCCGATCCGACCCGATCCGATCCGACCCGATCCGATCCGATCCGATCCGATCCGACCCGACCCGATCCGATCCGATCCGATCCGACCCGACCCGACCCGATCCGATCCGATCCGACCCGACCCGACCCGATCCGATCCGATCCGACCCGATCCGACCCGATCCGATCCGATCCGACCCGATCCGATCCGATCCAACCCGATCCGAGCCGAtccgagccgagccgagccgtgcccccctcccctccacccgCCGAGGGCAGCCCCGCAATGCGGTACCGGGGGCTGGCTGCCGCACGGCTGCGGCTTGCGGCTCTCCGCGCGGTGCTTTTGGGgtcctttcctccccacctcccccttTTTAGGGTCGCAGCTGCCGCCCCGTCCTTGCGGGAGGCTGCGGGACGTGGCCGGGGTGCCCCCGGGCCGTCCTGCCCCTCTCTGTGCCTCGTCACGGGCCAAAGGGGCACGGGAGGATGGAAAGCATTTTTGGAAGCTTTACCTTTGCGGAGGTTCTACCTTTGCAATTAGGTTTTAAACCTAATTcagcatatatttatattttaacttgtgagccaaaaaaaaaaaaaaaaaaatccagctcctGCTTTGAGTGCATTTGGGGCTGTAAGACGatttgtgccttttttctttattttttgctctgagCAGCTGAGGGCTCCTCGCTCTGCTCGCCCCTTGGGATGCAGAGAAGGGAAGCACGAGCAGGCAGCAccccaccaggacccccccaaACCCCGAGCCCTGCACGGCAGAGGCACCGCCAGGCCCTGCGGGTCCCAGGGGAATCCCACCCAGCCTCTGCCTCGCCGCAGCTTCCAGCTGTGGGAGCCCGGGGATTATTCCCGATCCCCCCGGGCTTTGTCTTGCTGTCGGTTCAGGCACTTTCCTCCGTCTCTCTGCCGGGTGCTGCCACGCACTCAGGGCTGACGTGCGGTGAGTTCGGGGAAAAACGAGCCCGCTGAGCGAGCCGAGGCAATAAGCAGAGGTTTGTCCTCTCACCGTGCCCGTGGCTGTTGGTGTGCCCGTCTGACTGGGGGTGCgcccgcgggcagcccccgcagcccgcTGCAGCAGGCCTTCGGTGCTCTGCTGGTGCCGGGGGAGCTCCCCTGGAGCCGGCCTTGCTGGGGACACGCGGCCTTTACGCAGGGGATGCGGCGGGGCGAGCAAAGCACAGCCCGAAATAGCAGCGGGTTTAAAGGAGGAATCGCCTGGGAAAGCATCGGGATGGGGAAGTACGAACTGCTCCAAATGGCTTCTGTTTGCAGACCCGCAGCTCCTGGCcgtgtgctgcagcagccctctgGACCTTCTCACTCtgaaaaggaatgaaacaaaGGCCGCTCTGCACCGGGAGGGAGCATTTCCTCATCGCTCCGTGTCTTCGCAGCTCCTCAAGCACAACGGGGACCTCTGTTTGGGATAGTTCCCGAGACACGAGGGCAGTGTCAAATCCCCTTGTCCTCATGGCCGTGCCACCAGGCAGGAACAtcggggggagctggggaggcgCGGGGGCTCCGCCTGCTCCTCGCCTCGTGCTGCTTTTGGTGCTGGGGCACGCGAGGGACACCCGTGGCTCTGTGTGTCCCCATCACACAGACTCGGTGACCTCTCCTGTGCTGTCCTGACCCCCTGAACCTCCAGCGGTTCGAGGCACGTGTTTCAGGCTGCTTCAGCCTTTCAGGTGAGGAGCTGGAGGCTCTGCCAGTGGCCAGCAGTGActccagcagtgtgcccagcCAGCAGAGCCTTACCTAGGTGCCCACCCAGGGATGTGGTGACCCCTCTGGGGACATCCCAGTGCCAGGCACCcacagagggaaagggagagggacagggagTGAATGGGGGAAGGCCAGATAGAGGGCAATagctctgatttcattttttggCTTGGATCTCCTGTCCAGAGGGATGTCCCCgtcctgtccctgcccctgccccatggAGACGAGGCTCCAGGGCGGCTCCACcttgctgtgctcctgcctTGCTGCCAAGCCCCATGTGTTGCTGGAGCACCAGCAGCGGGTCCTGCCCATGCCCAGGGGTTCTCCCagctccctggtgctgctgctggccttgcgGAGGTGACACAGGGCTCGCTGTGACCCggcacagcctgcagccaggagcaccTTGTTCTCACCTTTTGCACTTTCCCAGGGGCGAGCTGCCCTCTAATCCCCCAGGGAGGGAATTTCCTCTCCCACCTGGCTCCCGGTTCCCCCGTCCCCTCGTCCCCTCGTGGCCGGGTAATCATTTACTTCCTACCGCAGGCCACTCCTGCAGATTTCTCCTTCGACCTTCAGACCGaatcaccaaaacaaaaacaaggggagggagggaggcgagtgctgccttctgcagctgctgccgccCCGCGCCAGGACTCCTGCTCCGCGCTCCCCGCAGGTAACGCCGggctcctttctccttcctctgtggctttcccttcttttcaccAGGGCTTGAGGCACTCTGGGAAATGCAGAGGTTTTGGGAAGGGGTCgtcccctgctgctgggcacaaAGTCAGTGGGCACAGGGGCTCtggccccagggcagcagctggaagcGGAGGGCTTGCATTTCCTAAATCGGGCTCGCATTTCCTAAATCGGGCTCGCATTTCCTAAATCGGactcatttttcagctgtgggGGAATCCCAGCAACTCCAGAGAGGAGCACGGCACTCCTAGaagcagtgctccaggtggaaAGGTTTCTTGCTTTAAATGTgcctgccccagggcagggacATGATGGGACAGGGTGGGAAGGagcctccagcactgctgcccccgcagccccctgccagctCACTCCTGGGCCCCGCGAGGAGCAGCCCCGGTTGTTTTTAGGTTCTGTCCAGCTTCTGGAgctggcagctcagcagaggCAGCCGGGGACCGAGCGTCCCCGCACCgcctgcagcaggacaggaggctcgggcagcaccagcactggGGGCACAGGCACAGAAATGGGGTTTGGGCCCCGCGAGGCTCCGGGTCGCTGTGTTCAGCATCTCTCCAAGGGGGCAGCCCCCAGTCCCCTCCTGAGCAAGATGGGTTTGGGGGGCAGTTTTTGGGAGCTGTGAGCCTCCATACACCTTGCTAATAAAGCCACGTCAGTGCCAGCAGAGAGGGGCCGGTTTGGGGTCAGTGTGGCTCCAGGAGCCGACTCCTGGCTGCTAAACCCTGCTCAATCCGGCCGGGAAACTGCAGCCCTGCCCTTGTCCCCGATGACACGCTGCCCCGAGCTGGTGGCGGCCCTGGGCGGGCCAGGCTGGCTTCGGGGGGTGTGCTGCGGGGCAAAGACATGCTCATCCCTAAAAGCCAGATTATTTTGTAAGGAGAGCCTCAACCATACAGACTGAATGTGTCCTGGGGcggtgctgggaggagaggacagCACGCAGGGAGATGCACCTGCCCCGCACGGGCTGGGCTGGCCgaggggctgctcctggctctgGGTTAGCCGGTCCCGAGGCTGTGCTTGGGGCCAAAGCTTGGGAGCAAGAATGTCCCAGCTGAGTAGTTCAATGGCAATAATCCTATCGGGGGTTATAGCCTCGAGGATGCTCAAGCCCATTTAGCTGTCTTTTGGGATAAAAACCAGATCCCAAGTGGTCTCCTCTTGGCTCTTTCATGGCAACATGGGACCCGCCGGGAGGGACTCCCTGCCAAAACCAAGGGCAATGCctggggcacagccctgcctttatgaagctaaaagaaaaaggtagggaaaaaaagaaaaagattttagaGAACCTGATCACCAAAAGGCTAGTCAGTCCTTACTGAGTCCTGTTAGAAGAAGAAACAGGCTCAGACCTTTTAAATCCTTTCAGATCCTATCCCTATTCCTATCTTATCTTATCCCCATCCTACCCCCATCGCTCCACCAGGGCACAGGTAACCGGGTGGCCGAACATCCCCCAGGTAGCACCTCGGGCACCTCAGGTCACCTTTCGCTGCAGGGCGAGGGCGACTTCTTGGTGCTCTCTGGAGAAATGTGTGTGTTGCTCGTACCCGGACTTTCCCAGCAATTCTGATGGCTCGGGCCCACGCAGGTCCTCTGGCAGTGACACGGTTATGGTTATGGTTATGGATATTGCCTGATAGGGAGATTAAGATAGCACGCCCTATCTTAACCATACACAATCCTGACATAATAGctgcataaaacattttgaaatggaatgtacatgagagagagagagggagagagagagagagaaagcgGGGGTCATCCCTTGAAGGGCATCCCCCTTGTGCTGCCGTAGAGATCTGCTGGCAAATACCTAATTGCAGTCGTGGGTTAATCATTAAAGAGCCGAGTTCCTGAGCTGGTACACCGGGGGGACAGCtggcacatggggacagggcTTGCAGGGGAAGGGGTTTGCATCCCCTGAGCCTGTGGGTCCTGGGTGGGGAGTGGGACAAACCCATTCCTGGTCCCCTGTAGGGATGAGTGCATCATGCCCTGCAGCACCTATAGGGATGTGTGCCTATATAACACACGTGCCCTGCAGCACCTACAGGCAGcacctccccagctctccctcctGCCCGTTTCTCCTCTCACCATGGGCCCTTTGCCTTTGCACAGGAGCCGCGCTGCCTGAGGACGCCTGGTGTGGGACTGGGGACGGTTTCGGCTGCCTTTATCTCCGCAGCCTGGATGGAGCCTTCCTCCACCGCCCTGGGGAAGACGAAGGGTAACGGCCTTTGGGGTGGCGAGGGCGGGCACCAGCCCAAGGGCAGCTTCTCTATCGGTACTGGCTGCTAGTGCTGACAGCACTCCAGGTCGGGTATTTTGTCTTCCAGCTGGTGAaacttttccttccagaatGCTTCTGCTCTCTCTTCCTTGGCCACAAAAATTAAGGAGGAAATCCTTCCCTCTGAGGGCGGcgaggccctggcccaggctaccccaggagctgtgggtgccccatccctgggggtgcccaagtccaggctgggtggggctgggggcagctggggctgaggtctttccaacccaacccattctctggttctgtgaaaatatttttttaactaaatatGCTTCTCTGTAGAAAACATGGTCAAGTAGATTTTGACAATAATACTGAGACTTTTAttgaaaatcaaaaaagaagCTATTGATTTGCAAATAGCTGCTGAAAGAGTTCTGGAACATGAGCCTTTCAGTGcaagcagaggcagaaaatgaaggggaaaaaaagtcctccCTCAAAAACATAAtgggatatttttaaaaacgATGTGGTAACAGCTTGAGGATGAGGCTAAGCAAAGCCATCAGGCTTTGACCTGAGACAGAACAGCATTCCCAGCCGCGTGCTGCTGCCCCTCTCTCGGGTGGCTTTTTGCTCCCAGCCGCTGCGGTTTGCAGCCCCCACCACCTCGCTGGCCCTGCACAGAGCCAGGCAGACCCCGCAGCCGGGGCTggctttcctcctgctgcagccacggGCAGGAGATTTTATAGGAAatgacaacagcagcaaaaagagactgctttatttttgatgATGAGAGAAGACAGCAGCCCTTCTACAACATCTCCCTTTGCTCAGAGCTTAATCTCTGCTGTAGCGAATGACTGCATGCCTCCAACACCAGGTTTTCCTCTCCACCTGTGTTTGTGGTTGTGTTTAATGCAGCTGCAAAGCACCAACCCTGCCGCCCTGGGCTGTCACCTCCCCAGGCCACTGGAAGGAGC
This genomic window from Cygnus olor isolate bCygOlo1 chromosome 16, bCygOlo1.pri.v2, whole genome shotgun sequence contains:
- the SLC32A1 gene encoding vesicular inhibitory amino acid transporter translates to MATLLRSKLSNVATSVSNKSQAKMSGMFARMGFQAATDEEAVGFAHCDDLDMEHRQGLQMDILKGEGGEEGGEQPLEGDIHYQRDGTGPLPPSASKDAGVCSELSGQGKPKITAWEAGWNVTNAIQGMFVLGLPYAILHGGYLGLFLIIFAAVVCCYTGKILIACLYEENEDGEIVRVRDSYVDIANACCAPRFPTLGGRIVNVAQIIELVMTCILYVVVSGNLMYNSFPNLPVSQKSWSIIATAVLLPCAFLKNLKAVSKFSLLCTLAHFVINILVIAYCLSRARDWAWDKVKFYIDVKKFPISIGIIVFSYTSQIFLPSLEGNMQNPKEFHCMMNWTHIAACILKGLFALVAYLTWADETKEVITDNLPSTIRAVVNIFLVAKALLSYPLPFFAAVEVLERSLFQDGNRAFFPNCYGGDGRLKSWGLTLRCALVVFTLLMAIYVPHFALLMGLTGSLTGAGLCFLLPSLFHLKLLWRKLLWHHVFFDVAIFVIGGICSVSGFIHSLEGLIEAFRTNAED